CCTGCAGCGGCCGGACGACGTCCCGCAGGTGTTGCCGACGGTCGGCGAGGAACGGGCCGATGACGTCCTCGCCGGCCGGGCAGACCGAGACGCAGTAGCCCGACCGGTACTGGCGGTGCCACTTCCCGACGGTCTCGCCCTGCGTCACCCGCTCCCGGTAGTCCTCGACGTCCGCGCTGTCCGCGATGTCCTCGACCCAGTCGGCGAAGTTGTTCACGAACTGGCTGTAGGTGTGGGTGTAGCAGGCGCCGAAGTCGAAGCTGCCGTCGTTGTGGATCGCGCCGACCGGGCACGCCGTCACGCACAGGTTGCAGCCCAGGCACGGGTTCCACTCCAGCGGCCGGGAGTACGGGGTGATCACGGCCTCGGTGAGCACCGCGCCGAGCCCGATGAAGCTGCCGAACTTCGGATGGATGACGCAGCGGTGAATGCCCATGTGGCCGAGCCCGGCGGCGACCGCGACCGGCTTGTACGACACCGCCCAGCCGCGCGACGGCAGCCGGTGCGACTCCACCGGGAACGTCACCGACGGGTACAGCGTGCGGTAGCCGCGGTCCTGCAGGGCGACGCTGATCCGGTGGCCGATCCGGTCGAGCACCGGGATCGCGGTGTCCATCTCGGTATTGACGTTGCTGGTGGCGCGGCTGCGGAAGTTCTCCCTGGCAAGCCGCACACAGACCGCGATCAACGAGCGGGTGCTCGGCAACGCCTCCAGCACGTAGTCCCGCTCGCCCTCGAGCCCAGGGGTGTCCAGGGCCACGAAACCGACGTCGTCGGCGCCCGCGGCGAGGCACACCTCGCGTAACCACGCAGCGTCCAGCGGTTCGGACGCATCCTGATCGTCCATCACTGACCATCCAAGTTTGACTGTCGTGGATGGCACGACTGTAGTCCCGACCCACCACATCGAACAAGGGTTCTACGAAGAGGTGCCGTGCTCGGTCCAGAAGCGGATCCACTCCCGCTCGTGCGCCACACCGGCCTGCAGTACGCGCAGCATCCCCTCGGGGCCGGGCCCACCCCGCTCGATCAGGTCGAGGTACTCCGCCAGTTTCGCCCGGTGCACCTCGAGCTGCGCCTCGGCCAGCGGACCGCGGTCCGCGCCGAAGCAGAGCTGGAGGAGGCCGTGATCGCGTAACTCCATGAAGTCGGTGGTCGGTACCGCCAGCCAGGCGGCCAGCGCGTCGCGGCCGCGGTCGGTCAGCGAGTAGAACAGGCGACGCCGACCGGCGGTCTCCTGCCGACGTACCAGGTAACCCGCTCCCGCGAGCCGCTCGGGCTCGGCGTAGAGCTGGGCGTGCTGGACCACCCAGAAGTGGTTGACCGTGCGGGTGGCGAGGGTCTTCAGCTCGTACGGTGTCGACTCACCGGCGAAGTCGAGCAGCCCGAGGATGATGAACGACAGCGGCGTCAGGCGTATCTGCGCAGCACCGGGATCCACCGCAGCCGACTCGCTCAACCTCTCCGACCCTCCCGCACTACCCCGTCCGACCCGTCCGCTACCGGGGGACCGGAACAGCGGACGATCGCCGACCCGCCAGTGGGAGTCAACCACGGCGCCCGCAGTGCGCGACGGTCAGCCGACCAGCGCCCGCGTGCTGTCGCGGAGGACGACCTCACCCGGCACCGAGACCACGCGCTGCGCCGACGCCGGCTGCGGCGCCAGGGCGAGCTCCGCGGCGTCCCGGCCGAGCTGCCCGAGTGGGAGCCGCACGGTGGTCAACGACGGCGCGACGTCGCGCAGGGTCGGGATGTCGTCGAACCCCGCCACCGACAGGTCGTGCGGCACCGAGACCCCGCGCTCGCGCAGTGCCGCCATCGCCCCGACCGCCATCACGTCGTTCACCGCGAACACGCACGTGACGTCGAGCGGCGACGCCAGCAGTTCGACGGCGGCGCGGTAGCCGCCGTCCCGGGTGAACGGTCCGGTGAGTACACGCCGGACCGTGCCACCGGACTCGGCGACGCCCGCCCGGAACCCGGCCAGCCGGTCCCGCGCGGTCAGCAACGGCTCCGGGCCGGCCAGCACGGCGAAGCGCCGGTGCCCGAGCCCGGCGAGCGCGACCGCGAGCGCACGGGCGCCCGCCTCGTTCTCCGGCTCGACGGTGTCGGTGCCGAGGAGCGGCTGGCTGATGCAGGCGACCCGGCCACCGCCGGACCGGAACGCCTGGACCTCGCGGGCCAGCCGCCGGGTCTGGCCTGAGTTGCTGGTCCGGCTACCGGCCAGGATCACCGCCCGCGCGCGCTGCGCCCGGAGCAGGGCGAGGTGGTCCAGCTCGCGTTCGGCGCTGGACAGCGTCGACCCGAGCGAGACGATCAGGCCTCGCTCGTCGGCCGCGGCCATCACCCCGGCGGCGATCGTCGAGAAGTAGGGGTCGGCGATGTCGTGCACGACCAACCCGACCAGGCTGCTGGAGCCCCGCGCGACGGCCTGCGCGTGCAGGTTGGGGACGTAGTCCAGCTCGGCCGCGGCGGCGAGCACCCGGTGCCGCAGATCCGCGCCGACCGATCGTTCGCTGCCGTTGAGCACCCGGGAGGCGGTCGCCACCGAGACGCCTGCGAGGCGCGCGACCTCGGTCAGCGTCGCCGCCGGCTGGCTCGTCATGCCCGTCCTCCCCACCCGCTCACCGGACCCGCGATCCCGTCCGACGCCTCGGCCTCGGCCAGCGCCTTGATCTCGGACGGCGACCGGCGTCCGTCGGCGACGAGCACGCGCACCCGCCGGGCGAGCGCCTCCCCGGGTACCAGCGTCACCGGATCGGTGTACGCGAGCGCGGAGCCGACGCCCGGGTAGGCCGCCACCCGGACGAACCACGGATCGGCCGCGGTCGCGGCGTCCCCGGGAAGGAAGACCAGCGTATATCCGGACGAGGGTGAGCCGGCGTCGGCCGTCACGGCCAGCCACGGCGACGGACGGCCGTGCGTGCCCTCCTCGCCCTGCCCGTGCGCCGATCGGACCTCCAGCGCGGCGGCCGACGCGGGCAGGCGCCAGAAGAAGCCGCCGTACCCGGCGTCGGCGCGGCCGTTGGTGCCGGGGCTGCCGAGCTCGACCGGCTCCGATCCGGCCACCCGCAGCGCGAAGCCGACGTCGAGCACCCAGTGCCCGTCGCCGGGTGCGGCTCGTACGTCCCGCTCTTCGGTGAGGACGACGCGTCCGTCCCTGGCGATCCAGTCGTGCGCGGTGACCACGTGGTCGGGTTCGTCGACGAGGAAGTCCCGGTGCCGGACCGAGCCCCGGTCGTCGCGATCCTGGTACCCGTCCTCCCGGCGATAGGTGCGGCCACCCCAGATGTTCGTCCCCGCGACGTCCTGGATCGCCACCGAGCAGCCCAGGTGCCAGCGGTGGTCGACCGGAGCGGCGTCGGTGACCGGGGTGCCGCCGAGCGTCCGGACCGGATGCAGGTACGGGCGGGGGGCGACGTACGGCTCGAGCTCGGGACGGTGGACGTGCCGGGCCACTTCCCGCCCGCCCACGGACAGTGGCCGGTCCTCGCCGTCCCCGGCGGCTACCCGCCCGGACGGGCCCGTCACGCTGCCGCCCACGGGACCCCTTGCTCGCGGAACGTGCGCCGGGTCTCCGCGGCGGCCAGCACCGCGGCGTCCACGTCGACGACCTGCCGCCGGCTGTCCGGCCCCGTCCCGGACTCACGGATCCATCCCGGAGGTATCGCCACCGGGTCGGGTGCCCGGCGAACCGCGTCCAGGACCCGCATGAAGCCCCGGGTGGATGCCAGCGGCACCCGCAGCGGACGCCCGGGGTCGCGGAGGTGGGCGATCAGGTCGGTGAGCAGGTCGACCCGACCGTAGCGCTGCCGCTGCCCATCCACGTCCACGATGTCTTCGGTGTAGTACAGCGTCACGCGGCCGCGCGTGCCGTGCACGACCAGGTACGGCGTGCGGTGTTCCGCGGCGCAGAGCGTGACGGCCAGGGTGATCGGCACTCCCGATTCGGTGTGGATCCGGATCGCGGCGGTGTCGTCGGCCTCGATCGGGTACGCGTGGAACAGCTCGGGTTCGGCGTCGGCCACGGTTCCGTCGGCGATCGCCAGCGCGGTCGCGACGAGGTGCGCGAACGGGTTGGTGAGCGCGCCGTCCACCACCGGGACGTCACCCAGCCGGCGACGCCCGGCCCAGGACGCCCGGGCGTAGTAGGCCGCGGTCCGGATCCACGTCCCGGCTCCACCGATGCCCTGCACGGTGCCGATCCGGCCAGATGCGACGACCTCGCGCACCGCGTCCACCGCGGCCGAGCCGAGGCTCTGGAACCCGACCTGGCACGGAACGCGCGCCTCGTCGACCGCGGCGCACAACCGCTCGAACTCCGTGAACGTCGGCGCCGGTGGCTTCTCCAGCAGCACCGCACGCCCGGCCCGCACCGCGGTGAGCGCCAACTCGACGTGCGTGTGTATCGGCGTCGCGATCAGAACGACGTCCGGGTCGACCCTGTCGATCAGCTCCGCGAGCCGGGGCGCCCACGGCACCTCCGGGACCGGCACCGGATCACAGATCCCCACCAGCTCGGCGACGCCGAGACCGGCCAATCGCGACAGGTTCTCCCGATGCACCCGGCCGTGCCCGTGCGCCCCGGCCAGCACGACCCGCGCCGGCGCCGTCACGCGACCGCCTGCATCAGCGGACGACGCCGGGCGATCGCCACGGTCGCCAGCGCCAGCACACCCGGCACCAGGACGATCATCAGCGGCACGGTCCAGGCCAGTACCCCGGCCACCCCCACCGCGGCCAGCAGCAGCGCTCCGTCCGACGGGTACCGCAGCAAGCGCGCCACGGCGTCCCGCAGGGTCATCGACCAGGACGATCCGGGCTCCCACCGGGCCGCCGCCGCGAGCCCCACCAGCGCTACCGCGCCCAGGACCAGAGCGAGCACCGGAGCACCCGGCGCGCCGACGCCCAGCGCCACCACGTCCAGCACGAGGAGGAAGGGAATGCCGAGCACCCCGGGGTGCGACCGGAGCACCCCGGCGAACTCGCGCAGGTACCCACCGACGGTCACGGTCGCGTCGTCGTCGACCCGGGACGACAGCACCCGGCAGGCCGCGGTGAGCGCCGCGAACACCGTCACCACCGGCAGCGCGGCCAGGAACGTCAGCACCCCGACCAGGAGCACGTCGGCGAATAGTGTGAACCGAGGCCCGAACATGGGATCACCCCTTCAACCCGGACGTACTGACGCCCTCGACCAGGAACCGCTGGAACGCCAGGAAGAACAGTCCGATCGGCACCAGCGTGAGCACCGACATCGCGAACATCGGCCCGTACTGCGACGTCCCGGTCTGGTCGATGAACAGACGCAGCGCCAGCGGCAGCGTGTAGTTCTCCGGGCTGTTGAGGTAGAGCAGCTGGCTGAAGAAGTCGTTCCAGGTCCAGATGAACGTGAAGATCGTCGTGGTGATCAGCGCCGGCCGGATCAGCGGGAGCATCACGTACCAGAACGTGCGGATCGGCCCGCACCCGTCGATCCGGGCGGCCTCGTCCAGCTCGCCGGGGATTCCCCGCATGAACTGGACGATGAGGAACACGAAGAACGCGTCGGTCGCGAGGAACTTCGGCAGGATCAGCGGCCAGAACGTGTCGACCATGCCCATCTGCTGGAAGATCGCGTATTGCGGGATGATCACGACGTGGTGCGGCAGCATGATCGTGGCGATCATGAAACCGAACAGCGGGCCGGAGAGCCGGAACCGCAGCCGGGCGAACGCGAACGCCGCCAGCGAGCACGAGATCACGTTGCCGATCACCGCTCCACCGGCGACCACGACGGAGTTCGTCAGGAACCGCCAGAAGCTGGTGCCGCCGATGCCCGCCAGCGCGTCGGTGTAGTTCGACCACTCCCAGTTCTCCGGCAGCAGCGACAGGCTCGACGTCACCTCCTCCGGCGGCTTGAACGACGTCCCCAGGAGCCAGACGATCGGGTACAGCAGCAGCGCGAGCAGCGCCACACACGCCACGTGCCACCCCAGCCGCCGTGCGCGCCGAGGCACCGCCAACACCGTCATGACTTCCCCTTGTCATCGGTGTAGAAGACCCAGAGCCGCGCGGACCGGAAGATCACCGCCGTGACGATCGCGATCGCGATCAGCAGCACCCAGGCCATCGCGGACGCGTAACCCATCCGGAAGTCGGTGAAGCCGCGCTGGTAGAGGTAGAGCGTGTAGAACAGCGTCGCGTCCGACGGACCGCCGCGGCCGCCGCTCACCACGTAGGCGGGTGTGAACGCCTGGAACGCGTGGATCGTCTCCAGCACCAGGTTGAAGAAGATCACCGGGGAGAGCATCGGCAGCGTGATCGTGCGGAACGTCTGCCAGCGTCCGGCGCCGTCCACCGCGACCGCGTCGTACAGATCGGACGGGATCTGCTTGAGCCCGGCCAGGAAGATCACCATCGGCGCACCGAACTGCCAGGCGGCCAGGAAGATCAGCGTGAACAGCGCGTACTGCGGCTGGCCGACCCAACCGCCGGTCTCCCAGCCCAGGGCCGCCAGACCCCGCTCGAACGCGGCACCGTCGCCGAACAGCGTGCGCCATACCAGCGCGATGCTCACGCTCGCCCCGAGCAGCGACGGCGCGTAGAACGCCGACCGGTACAGCCCCTGACCCCGGCGGGTCCCGCGGCGATTGAGCAGCAGGGCCACCGCGAGCGCCAGGGCCAGCTTCAGCGGAACGGCGATCAGGACGTACTTGAGCGTGACCCACACCGAGGTGAGGAACCGGCCGTCCTCGGTGAACATCCGCCGATAGTTCTCCAGGCCCACCCAGGACGGGCTGGAGAACAGGTCGTAGTCGGTGAACGAGAGGTAGAGCGACGCGACCATCGGCCCGATCGTCAGCAGCAGCGCGCCGGCGATCCAGGGCGAGAGGAACAGGTACGCGATCCCGCCGCCGGGACGGCGTCGACGCACCGGCCGTTCCGCGCCGCCGGCGGGCGACGCGGAACGGACGGGGGTAGCGACCACCATCAGGCGGAGAGTTCCTGCTCGGCGCGGGTGAAGAACTCGTCGACCGCCTTGTCGACCGTCAGCTTGCCGAACGCGATCTCTTCGTTCATCTGCTGCCAGTAGTCCTTCAGCGCACTGTTGCCCTTCGGGGGCGCCGGCGGCGCGGGAACCAGGTCGGACTCGATGCTCTTCTCGTACTCGTAGACCGCCTTCTGCGCACCGGTCAGCGTCGCGCCGACCTTGTCACGGTTGGCGGTGTTCGGCGGCAGCCCACGGTCGACGCCGAGGATCGCGGCCGCTTCCGGGTCGTTGACCAGGAATTCGACGAGCTTGTCGGCGGCGCTCCGCACCTTCGTCTTCTCGGAGATCGAGAGGAACATCGACGGCTTGGCGTAGGCGCCGAGCTTGCCGGTGTCCGTCGGATACGGTGCGAGCCCCACCGGCTTGCCGAGCACCTCGTAGTAGGACGCGACCGTCGAGTCCCAGCTGTTCTCGGTGTACGAGAGCCGCTTGCCCATCGGCATGTTCTCGATCGAGCCGTCGATCGTGGCGGTGACCTTGGCCGGCGTCGACGCCTTCTGCTTGCGCAGGTTGTCGATCATCGTCAGGTACTTCTTCAAGTCGTCCTTGGTGAACCCGAGCTTGCCTTCCTCGGTGTAGAGCTGCGTGTCGCTCTGCAGGAGGTAGGTCTCGAACGACTCCCACTGCCAGCCCAGGTCGGTGAGGCCGCTGGCCTTGCCGCCGGAGCTCTGGGTCAGCTTCTTCCCGTTGTTGAGGTAGTCCTGCCAGGTCCAGCCCTTGGCCGGCGGCTTCACGCCCGCCTTCTGGTACGCGGCCGGGTCGTAGACCATGACGAACGTCGTCTGTCCCATCGGGACCGCGTAGAGCTTGTCCTCGACGACGCCGGACTCCTTGACCGAGTCGGCGACCTGGTCGGTGACGCCCTTGTCGAGTTCGGCGAGCACGTTGCGGTCGGCGTACTCGCGGAGGTAGGCGCGGTCCATCTGGAAGACGTCCGGCGCATTGCCGCCGGCGGTCTCGGTGGCGAGCTTCTCCCAATACGGCTTGAACGCCGAGTACGAGGTCTTGATCGTGATGTTCGGGTTCTTCTTCGTGAAGAGGTCGAGGGCTTCCTGCGTGCTCTTGGCCCGGTCGGCGCTTCCCCACCAGGAGAATCGCAGGGTCACCTTCGCGTCGGGGTCCTCGCTGGAGTCGCCGCCGCCGCCACCACACGCGGCGGTGGCGAGCAGTGCGCCGGCAGCGAGGGTCGCGAATAGAGCGCGTAACCGGGAGCCGGATCGGGCTGGGTTGATGACAGCCATGGGGGTGGTCGTCCCTTCCCGCGGGAGGTGCCCGCGACGAACGGGGAGGCGCGCTGGGATAGCCCGCCGTCGGTGCGGTCGGCGGGTCTGGGAAAGCGCTTGCCGACGGACCATAGGCCCGCCATCGCCCACTGTCAACGGTCCATTTCCCGAGGGTTTCGACGGTTGACAACCGGCGATCGGGCGGTCCACCGTGGAAAGCGATTTCCAGCAGCCCGGCACCGCAGCCGGCGCCGTTCCGCGCCCCCGCACTCAGTAGTGCGGAGCGGCCCCTGCGCCGGGCGCGGTTCTCCCCGCGGGCTCCGCCCGCCGCGGACGGAAGAGAGGCAGCATGCACCAACGCACGCTCGGCATCGCCATGAACGGCGTGACCGGCCGGATGGGATATCGCCAGCACCTGGTCCGGTCGATCCTGGCGATCCGGGACGAGGGGGGCGTCCTGTTGCCGGACGGCTCCCGTGTGCTCCCCGAGCCTCTCCTGGTGGGCCGCAACGAACAGAAGCTCCGGACGCTGGCCGAACGGCACGGCATCGAACGGTGGACGACCGACCTGTCCGAAGCCCTCGACTCGTGCGACGTCTACTTCGACGCCCAGGTCACCCAGGCCCGCGAGAAAGCGATCAAGGCCGCGCTCGCCGCGGGCAAACACGTCTACACCGAGAAGCCGCTCGCCGAGACCCTCGACGGCGCCCTGGACCTGACGCACCTCGCCGAGCAGGCCGGCGTCCGGCACGGTGTCGTGCAGGACAAGCTGTTCCTGCCCGGCCTGCTCAAGCTGCGCCGGTTACTCGACGCCGGGTTCTTCGGCCGGGTGCTCTCGGTCCGTGGCGAGTTCGGCTACTGGGTCTTCGAAGGCGACTGGCAGCCCGCCCAGCGTCCGAGTTGGAACTACCGGACCGAGGACGGCGGCGGCATCACGCTGGACATGTTCTGCCACTGGTCCTACCTGCTGGAGCAGCTGTTCGGGCCGGTCGAGGCGGTGACCGCCCGGATCGCCACCCACATCCCCACCCGCTGGGACTCCGACGGCGAGTACCGGGCGACCGCCGACGACGCCGCCTACGGCATCTTCGAGCTCGCCGGCGGCGTCATCGCGCAGATCAACTCCTCCTGGTGCACCCGGGTCAACCGCGACGAGCTGGTCGAGTTCCAGGTCGACGGCGTCGAGGGCAGCGCGGTAGCCGGTCTGCACCGCTGCCGGATCCAGCACCGCGCCGCCACTCCGATGCCGACCTGGGACCCGGACGCGCCGACCACCGAGCGCTTCCGCGACCAGTGGCAGGAGGTGCCCGACAACGGCGTGACCGAGAACGGTTTCAAGGTGCAGTGGGAGGCCTTCCTGCGGCACGTCTGCGCCGGCACGCCGTTCCCGCACGACTTCTCCGCCGGAGCCCGCGGCGTCGCGCTCGCCGAGGCCGGCCTGCGATCGGCGGCCGAGGGCCGCCGGGTCGTGCTGGGCGGCTGACATGCCCTCGCTGCGCCTCCCCGGTGGGGAGAACTACGTGCTGGGGACGCCAGGGGCCTGGTCGGTTCCGGCAACACCGCCGGCCTCCCGGACCGTGTTCGCGGCGGCCCACGTCGTCGCCGATCCGTTCGCCGAGAACACGCCCGGCTCCCCCGCCGTCCTGGACTGGGACGCGACCCTGGCGTTCCGGCGCCACCTGTGGTCCTGGGGGCTCGGCGTCGCCGACGCGATGGACACCGCCCAGCGCAACGCGGGCCTCGACTGGTCGGCGACCCGGGAGCTGATCGCCCGGTCGGCAGCGGAGGCCGACGGGCCGCTGGCGTGCGGCGCCGGGACCGACCACGCCGGTCCGCTCACCACGGTGGCCGAGGTCGTGTCCGCCTACGAGGAGCAGGTCGCCTACGTCGAGAGCACCGGCGCGCAGGTGATCCTGATGGCGTCGCGGCAGCTGGCCGCGGTCGCCACCGGGCCGGATGACTATCACTCGGTCTACTCCGGCCTGCTGAAACAGGTCGCGCGACCGGTGATACTGCACTGGCTCGGGGACATGTTCGACCCGTTCCTCGCCGGTTACTGGGGCAGCTCCTCGGTGGACGACGCGACCGAGACGCTGCTGGAGATCATCCGCTCGTCGCCGGGGGCGGTGGACGGGGTGAAGGTGTCACTGCTCGACGCTTCGCACGAGGTGTCGTTGCGGCGGCGGCTCCCGGCTGGGGTGAAGCTCTACACCGGGGACGACTTCCACTATCCGGAGCTGATCCGGGGTGACC
The window above is part of the Cryptosporangium minutisporangium genome. Proteins encoded here:
- a CDS encoding Gfo/Idh/MocA family oxidoreductase, whose product is MHQRTLGIAMNGVTGRMGYRQHLVRSILAIRDEGGVLLPDGSRVLPEPLLVGRNEQKLRTLAERHGIERWTTDLSEALDSCDVYFDAQVTQAREKAIKAALAAGKHVYTEKPLAETLDGALDLTHLAEQAGVRHGVVQDKLFLPGLLKLRRLLDAGFFGRVLSVRGEFGYWVFEGDWQPAQRPSWNYRTEDGGGITLDMFCHWSYLLEQLFGPVEAVTARIATHIPTRWDSDGEYRATADDAAYGIFELAGGVIAQINSSWCTRVNRDELVEFQVDGVEGSAVAGLHRCRIQHRAATPMPTWDPDAPTTERFRDQWQEVPDNGVTENGFKVQWEAFLRHVCAGTPFPHDFSAGARGVALAEAGLRSAAEGRRVVLGG
- a CDS encoding LacI family DNA-binding transcriptional regulator — encoded protein: MTSQPAATLTEVARLAGVSVATASRVLNGSERSVGADLRHRVLAAAAELDYVPNLHAQAVARGSSSLVGLVVHDIADPYFSTIAAGVMAAADERGLIVSLGSTLSSAERELDHLALLRAQRARAVILAGSRTSNSGQTRRLAREVQAFRSGGGRVACISQPLLGTDTVEPENEAGARALAVALAGLGHRRFAVLAGPEPLLTARDRLAGFRAGVAESGGTVRRVLTGPFTRDGGYRAAVELLASPLDVTCVFAVNDVMAVGAMAALRERGVSVPHDLSVAGFDDIPTLRDVAPSLTTVRLPLGQLGRDAAELALAPQPASAQRVVSVPGEVVLRDSTRALVG
- a CDS encoding sugar ABC transporter permease, producing MVVATPVRSASPAGGAERPVRRRRPGGGIAYLFLSPWIAGALLLTIGPMVASLYLSFTDYDLFSSPSWVGLENYRRMFTEDGRFLTSVWVTLKYVLIAVPLKLALALAVALLLNRRGTRRGQGLYRSAFYAPSLLGASVSIALVWRTLFGDGAAFERGLAALGWETGGWVGQPQYALFTLIFLAAWQFGAPMVIFLAGLKQIPSDLYDAVAVDGAGRWQTFRTITLPMLSPVIFFNLVLETIHAFQAFTPAYVVSGGRGGPSDATLFYTLYLYQRGFTDFRMGYASAMAWVLLIAIAIVTAVIFRSARLWVFYTDDKGKS
- a CDS encoding Gfo/Idh/MocA family oxidoreductase, with amino-acid sequence MTAPARVVLAGAHGHGRVHRENLSRLAGLGVAELVGICDPVPVPEVPWAPRLAELIDRVDPDVVLIATPIHTHVELALTAVRAGRAVLLEKPPAPTFTEFERLCAAVDEARVPCQVGFQSLGSAAVDAVREVVASGRIGTVQGIGGAGTWIRTAAYYARASWAGRRRLGDVPVVDGALTNPFAHLVATALAIADGTVADAEPELFHAYPIEADDTAAIRIHTESGVPITLAVTLCAAEHRTPYLVVHGTRGRVTLYYTEDIVDVDGQRQRYGRVDLLTDLIAHLRDPGRPLRVPLASTRGFMRVLDAVRRAPDPVAIPPGWIRESGTGPDSRRQVVDVDAAVLAAAETRRTFREQGVPWAAA
- a CDS encoding 4Fe-4S binding protein; protein product: MDDQDASEPLDAAWLREVCLAAGADDVGFVALDTPGLEGERDYVLEALPSTRSLIAVCVRLARENFRSRATSNVNTEMDTAIPVLDRIGHRISVALQDRGYRTLYPSVTFPVESHRLPSRGWAVSYKPVAVAAGLGHMGIHRCVIHPKFGSFIGLGAVLTEAVITPYSRPLEWNPCLGCNLCVTACPVGAIHNDGSFDFGACYTHTYSQFVNNFADWVEDIADSADVEDYRERVTQGETVGKWHRQYRSGYCVSVCPAGEDVIGPFLADRRQHLRDVVRPLQEKPEYVYVTEGSSAEAHARKRFPHKVVRYVESGIQPPDGIDAAPQPR
- a CDS encoding ABC transporter substrate-binding protein; translation: MAVINPARSGSRLRALFATLAAGALLATAACGGGGGDSSEDPDAKVTLRFSWWGSADRAKSTQEALDLFTKKNPNITIKTSYSAFKPYWEKLATETAGGNAPDVFQMDRAYLREYADRNVLAELDKGVTDQVADSVKESGVVEDKLYAVPMGQTTFVMVYDPAAYQKAGVKPPAKGWTWQDYLNNGKKLTQSSGGKASGLTDLGWQWESFETYLLQSDTQLYTEEGKLGFTKDDLKKYLTMIDNLRKQKASTPAKVTATIDGSIENMPMGKRLSYTENSWDSTVASYYEVLGKPVGLAPYPTDTGKLGAYAKPSMFLSISEKTKVRSAADKLVEFLVNDPEAAAILGVDRGLPPNTANRDKVGATLTGAQKAVYEYEKSIESDLVPAPPAPPKGNSALKDYWQQMNEEIAFGKLTVDKAVDEFFTRAEQELSA
- a CDS encoding PmoA family protein, which produces MTGPSGRVAAGDGEDRPLSVGGREVARHVHRPELEPYVAPRPYLHPVRTLGGTPVTDAAPVDHRWHLGCSVAIQDVAGTNIWGGRTYRREDGYQDRDDRGSVRHRDFLVDEPDHVVTAHDWIARDGRVVLTEERDVRAAPGDGHWVLDVGFALRVAGSEPVELGSPGTNGRADAGYGGFFWRLPASAAALEVRSAHGQGEEGTHGRPSPWLAVTADAGSPSSGYTLVFLPGDAATAADPWFVRVAAYPGVGSALAYTDPVTLVPGEALARRVRVLVADGRRSPSEIKALAEAEASDGIAGPVSGWGGRA
- a CDS encoding carbohydrate ABC transporter permease — encoded protein: MTVLAVPRRARRLGWHVACVALLALLLYPIVWLLGTSFKPPEEVTSSLSLLPENWEWSNYTDALAGIGGTSFWRFLTNSVVVAGGAVIGNVISCSLAAFAFARLRFRLSGPLFGFMIATIMLPHHVVIIPQYAIFQQMGMVDTFWPLILPKFLATDAFFVFLIVQFMRGIPGELDEAARIDGCGPIRTFWYVMLPLIRPALITTTIFTFIWTWNDFFSQLLYLNSPENYTLPLALRLFIDQTGTSQYGPMFAMSVLTLVPIGLFFLAFQRFLVEGVSTSGLKG
- a CDS encoding dihydrodipicolinate synthase family protein; amino-acid sequence: MPSLRLPGGENYVLGTPGAWSVPATPPASRTVFAAAHVVADPFAENTPGSPAVLDWDATLAFRRHLWSWGLGVADAMDTAQRNAGLDWSATRELIARSAAEADGPLACGAGTDHAGPLTTVAEVVSAYEEQVAYVESTGAQVILMASRQLAAVATGPDDYHSVYSGLLKQVARPVILHWLGDMFDPFLAGYWGSSSVDDATETLLEIIRSSPGAVDGVKVSLLDASHEVSLRRRLPAGVKLYTGDDFHYPELIRGDPSGYSHALLGILDPIAPAASAALQALDAGDVAGFDAALAPTVPLARHLFGAPTSAYKTGIVFLAWLAGHQPAFGMVNGATTNRSLPHLVETFRLADRAGLLPDPDLAAARMRAFLAVHGL
- a CDS encoding helix-turn-helix transcriptional regulator, giving the protein MSESAAVDPGAAQIRLTPLSFIILGLLDFAGESTPYELKTLATRTVNHFWVVQHAQLYAEPERLAGAGYLVRRQETAGRRRLFYSLTDRGRDALAAWLAVPTTDFMELRDHGLLQLCFGADRGPLAEAQLEVHRAKLAEYLDLIERGGPGPEGMLRVLQAGVAHEREWIRFWTEHGTSS